CTCGGCCTCGGCCTGACGGGCCATCGCGCGGCGCATCTCCTCGGGCAGGTCGATGAACTTGATCGCGACCTGCACCACCTTGATGCCCCAGGGCTCGGTGTGCTGGTCGATGATCGTCTGCAGGTGGGCGTTGATCTTCTCCCGCTCCGCGAGCAGCTGGTCCAGCTCGGCCTCACCGCACACGCTGCGCAGCGTGGTCTGCGCGTTCTGCGAGGTGGCGAAGAGATAGTTCTCCACCTCGACGACGGCGCGGTTCGGGTCGACCACGCGGAAGTAGAGGACCGCGTTCACCTTGAGCGAGACGTTGTCCTTGGTGATGACGTCCTGGGAAGGGATGTCCATGGTGATCGTCCGGAGATCGATGCGCACCGCCTTCTCGACCCCGGGGATGACATAGATGACCCCGGGGCCGCGCGCCCCGACCAGGCGTCCCAGCCGGAAGACGACCGCCCGCTCGTACTCGCGCAGCACCTTGAGCCCGCTCACCAGGAAGATGATCACGACCAGCAGCGCGGCCCACGCACCAGGCATGGCTACCTCCTTTCGACGGCTCGGGACCGGGCGCGGCGCACCCGGAGCCGGAGCCCCTCGACGGCCGTCACCTCGATCGGCTCGCCGGCGTCGACGACCTCGTCGCCGTCCGCCGTCCAGTACTCGCCCCGTACGAGCACGGTGCCCGCGGGCGCCAGGCGACTGCGCGCGACGCCGACCGCACCGACCATCCCCTCGGCGCCGACCACGGAAGGGCGCCGTTGCGAGCGGACGACGAGCACCGCGATCGTCAGCATGAGGACGGCGAGCGTTCCGCCGACGCCGAAGACGAGGCTGCGCGCCACGGCGACGCCCGTGTCGGCCGTGTCGAAGAGGAAGAGCGAGCCGAGCAGAAACGCCGCGATGCCGCCCGCGCCGATGAGCCCGAAGGTGGGGAGGAACGCTTCGGCAACGAGGAGCGCCACCCCGAGCAGGAGGAGCGCCAGCCCCGACGTGTTGACCGGCAGGACGTGGAGGGCCGTGAGCCCGAGCACGAGACAGATGCCGCCCACCACCCCGGGGAACACGACGCCCGGGTGGGTCAGCTCGACGTAGAGGCCGAGGACCCCGGCCATCATCAGGAGGTAGGCGATGTTCGGATCGGCGAGGACGTTCAGCAGCCGCTGCGCCAGCCGCATCCCGTAGGTTCGCACCCGCACGTGGCCCTCGCTCCAGACCGTCGAGAGCTTGAGCTTCCGCTTCTCCCCGCCGACGTCCACCTCGCGCCCGTCGGTCTGCGCCACGACGTCCTCGAGGTCCTTCGCCACAAAGTCGACGACATGGATCTTCGCCGCCTCCTCCGCGGTGATCGACACGCTCTCGCGGACGGCCTTCACCGCCCACTCGACGTTGCGCCCCCGCCGGTGCGCAATCGCCTCGCTGAACGACGCGGTGAAATTCTCGATCTTCTCTCCGAGGACTCCCTTGATCTCCTCCCCCTGCCCGCCCACGGGGTGCGCGGCACCGATGTTCGTGCCGGGCGCCATGGCCGCAACGTGAGCCGCGAGCGTGATGAAGACGCCGGCCGAGCCCGCGCCCGCGCCGCTCGGGGCGACGTAGACGATCACCGGGACGGGCGCAGCGAGAATGTCCTTGACGATGGCCTTCATCGAGGGAAGCAGGCCGCCCGGTGTGTCGAGCTGGATCACGAGCGCCGAGGCGTGGTCGGCCTCGGCCCGCGCGATCGCCTCGTGCACGAAGTCGGCGACCGCGGGATTGATCGTCCCGTCGATGACGATGCGGGACAGCGCCTCTTCGGC
This window of the Deltaproteobacteria bacterium genome carries:
- a CDS encoding slipin family protein — encoded protein: MPGAWAALLVVIIFLVSGLKVLREYERAVVFRLGRLVGARGPGVIYVIPGVEKAVRIDLRTITMDIPSQDVITKDNVSLKVNAVLYFRVVDPNRAVVEVENYLFATSQNAQTTLRSVCGEAELDQLLAEREKINAHLQTIIDQHTEPWGIKVVQVAIKFIDLPEEMRRAMARQAEAERERRAKVIAAEGEFQAAQRLAEASAIMAREPIALQLRFLQTLVEIASENNSTTIFPVPIDILRPFFTGTGKG
- a CDS encoding nodulation protein NfeD, encoding MGRHPQGHGRARHRGRVRVTRGVALALPLLAAVVFAAEPVAEEALSRIVIDGTINPAVADFVHEAIARAEADHASALVIQLDTPGGLLPSMKAIVKDILAAPVPVIVYVAPSGAGAGSAGVFITLAAHVAAMAPGTNIGAAHPVGGQGEEIKGVLGEKIENFTASFSEAIAHRRGRNVEWAVKAVRESVSITAEEAAKIHVVDFVAKDLEDVVAQTDGREVDVGGEKRKLKLSTVWSEGHVRVRTYGMRLAQRLLNVLADPNIAYLLMMAGVLGLYVELTHPGVVFPGVVGGICLVLGLTALHVLPVNTSGLALLLLGVALLVAEAFLPTFGLIGAGGIAAFLLGSLFLFDTADTGVAVARSLVFGVGGTLAVLMLTIAVLVVRSQRRPSVVGAEGMVGAVGVARSRLAPAGTVLVRGEYWTADGDEVVDAGEPIEVTAVEGLRLRVRRARSRAVERR